Genomic DNA from Gemmatimonadota bacterium:
CAAGTTCCCCAGACCGACTTTGCCCATCATTTGCGTGTCCGGCTTCGGCAGCCCGACGATACCACACCGCCGCCTCCGCATAGTCCTGCGCCACACCCTCATCCTTGTAGTACATGACGCCGAGGTTGAACTGCGCCTCAGCGTCTCCCCGCTCGGCGGCCCGACGATACCACACCGCCGCCTCCGCATAGTCCTGCGCCACGCCCTCACCCCTGTAGTACATGACGCCGAGGTTAGACTGTGCCTGAGCGTCTCCCTGCTCGGCGGCCCGACGATACCACACCGCCGCCTCCGCATAGTCCTGCGATACGCCTTGGCCCATATCATACATATAGCCGAGATTGACCTGCGCACTCGCGTCTCCCTGCTCGGCGGCCCGACGATACCACACCGCCGCCTCCGCATAGTCCTGCGATACGCCTTGGCCCATATCATACATATAGCCGAGATTGACCTGCGCACTCGCGTCTCCCTGCTCGGCGGCCCGACGATACCACACCGCCGCCTCCGCATAGTCCTGCGATACGCCTTGGCCCATATCATACATATAGCCGAGATTGACCTGCGCACTCGCGTCTCCCTGCTCGGCGGCCCGACGATACCACACCGCCGCCTCCGCATAGTCCTGCGGGACACCCTCCCCCGTGCTGTACATATAGCCGAGACTGTACTGCGCATCCGCGTGTCCGGCTTCGGCGGCCACGCGGCAGGCAACGAACCGGGTTGCGGGTGCCAGATCATTCTTGAAGCAGTCCGCGACCTCAACGTCTTCCGCCGCAACGGAGTACGGAGCCGCACAGACCCACAACAGGACGATATAAACGGGAACCCAAAAAATAAATTTCATGGCGACTCTTTTTTTTCGCTGTTCCACCATAGGAGTCCGGTCCGGGCGACCCGGCCGCTAGAGACCGGGACCGGTTCTTCGAGCAGGTCCGCAGCCGAGTCAGAAATATCGGGGCGAGGCACGATCACTTTCCAGGCTTCGAATTCGAGCCGTCGCGAGGTTCGCCCCACGCGGGTGATACGCCCGGACACCTCAATAAAATCACCGGCATAAACCGGGGCGAGAAACTCCACATTGTCATAGGCGCGAAACAGCCCTTCATCCCCGTCCAGGCGAATGCTCAACTCCGTCCCCACATCGCCAAAGAGCTGCAACATTTTCGCGCCATCCACCAGACCACCCCCATAGTGGGCGTCCGGGCCGCTCATACGGACCCGCAGCATGGCGGTCGGCAAATTATCGACGGGCTCCATTCGTGGCATGCGTGATTCCTCTTGAGCAGTGTCT
This window encodes:
- a CDS encoding tetratricopeptide repeat protein; the protein is MKFIFWVPVYIVLLWVCAAPYSVAAEDVEVADCFKNDLAPATRFVACRVAAEAGHADAQYSLGYMYSTGEGVPQDYAEAAVWYRRAAEQGDASAQVNLGYMYDMGQGVSQDYAEAAVWYRRAAEQGDASAQVNLGYMYDMGQGVSQDYAEAAVWYRRAAEQGDASAQVNLGYMYDMGQGVSQDYAEAAVWYRRAAEQGDAQAQSNLGVMYYRGEGVAQDYAEAAVWYRRAAERGDAEAQFNLGVMYYKDEGVAQDYAEAAVWYRRAAEAGHANDGQSRSGEL
- a CDS encoding 3-aminobutyryl-CoA ammonia lyase; this translates as MEPVDNLPTAMLRVRMSGPDAHYGGGLVDGAKMLQLFGDVGTELSIRLDGDEGLFRAYDNVEFLAPVYAGDFIEVSGRITRVGRTSRRLEFEAWKVIVPRPDISDSAADLLEEPVPVSSGRVARTGLLWWNSEKKESP